The Diospyros lotus cultivar Yz01 chromosome 11, ASM1463336v1, whole genome shotgun sequence region GtgatttcatatgattttttctGAACCctaattaatacaaaacaaaaatatccatcgttaattatttagcaactaGCCAATTAGAGATGGACCCACTACAGGATTTTGTAGTATTTGCTCTTGCTGGTTTGTCGCGTTGTCCGCTCCGCGTTTGGTTCTTGGTGTTCCCAATTGTAAGGACGTCGCCTAATATAATGTGACACGTGACTGTTGATAGATTCTctctataatatttttaaaaaaattaactcaaaTGGAATTATTAGATGGCGATTGAGACTTTTGTtaggataatttttattttagaaatataattattgtgCAGACATGACCACCCACTTTAAAAATCCGCTCATGTCTACTACGTAACGTacatgaatatttatttattttaaaaatcagattgaaatattaataatcaCTTTTAGATCAAAACAATTAGAAATTGGGCCCATATATATAGCATCAGTTTAATCGGAATTGAATtgaaccaaccaaccaacccaGCTAttctacatttaaaaaaaaaaaaattaagtattgaaaatagtaataataataatataataatttaagacAATAAAATTTGTGATTTTTGATTGAGTTCCTATTTGACTACAATCTGTAATTTTGTTAATGCACGGATAATCTTAGAACTCAGAAGACAACACAAGACACCAGTCTCCAATTtggagtgcaattttgtgcacCCTGGGGTGACTTTACCCCAGGGGCAAAACAGTCATTTTGGTGGTGGAAATGGGTGGACCCCACCCCCAAGTAAAACGGATAATGCTACACCTACACGGACTTACAACTTGACGCACGAGTTGACGAACCCAAGTTATCGCGAGATTTTAGTGTCAAAATCTCGCGATAATCTTAGTTTCAATTTgagtaaattttatatttgccCGCCCATTTTCAAGCTTATTTTCAaaccccctttctctctctctctcaaaatcatTCTCTCGCTCTGTCTCTTtcccactctttctctctcaaaatcgCCCCCCCAAACCCACCCCGCGGGTGCAGCATCCGCCCCCCACACTGCTATCGCACCTCCATCGCCGACAACCTCGCCATCGCTGCTCGCATTGTCGTCGCCCAAAGATGGCGCCACCGCTGTCTCCCCCGCCAACACCGCTCGTCGTCGCCCCCCTGCTTGCACAGGCCGTCTCCCCTACCAACACCGCAAACACCCCCCGCCATCGTTATCGCCGTCGCCATCACCCCCCCACCAACCACTGACCATCGTCGCCAGCCCCCCACACCGCTCGTCGTCGCCCCCCTGCTTGCACAGGCCGTCTCCCCTACCAACACCGCAAACACCCCCCGCCATCGCTATCGCTATCGCCGTCGCCATCACCCCCCCACCAGCCACTGACCATCGTCGCCAGCCCCCCACACCGCCTCTCGCACCGTCTCGCCCCCACCCGCCATCGCGAACAACTGCCACCCAAACTTCACCCACacactatctctctctctcttattctcGGCCTTGAGGGAGGAACGCGCCATCGTTGCTCCCATCACCGTCGCCCAAGGATGGTGTCGCCGCCATCGTCCCCCCCCCCGCGATCGCGTTGGTCGAATCGCCCAAACTTCACCCACTCtctgttatgtttttttttttatttaagaaatataattttaatataaaaaaagagaTGATTTTAAGATATAATTAATAGTGTTGCAATAAATTGGTATTTAAAGTGAtcttaaatgagaaaataaattatttaattacttgtgtgatcttattatatatatatatatattaataatgacaactatcaagattgttgttgttatatcttattgtaaaataaaaaaaaattattattatatttaattgtaaaataataaaaatatatatataattatattagattttatcttaaaaatattaattttactccaatcttattttacactGATTTCAGTAATTTTACCAAGTTATAATTTTAccaatcttattttacactGGTTTACACTACTCCAAAATTTTACCAAGTAATTTTACTCCAATctgatttaagtaaaatattaatcttattttacagttattttacacaaatgttataattttacaagtaaataatttaattaataccctcaaattgaagaaaaattaataacagaTGAAATAAGCGAAAATAAcacaactaatattttttactcaattgttaaatatacaatcaaaataaattatgttctttcataattcaaaataaattatattttttaattttcatttcaatagCTAAATCACCATAAAGAAAACAacagaagcaaaaaaaaaataacagcagaaaaaaagaaaatatataaatgtatatatgtacatgtaaaaaattaaaatatttataactgTATATATAAACTGTATATAAACGTTGTCAATACAGCTGTGATGGGGCTTGACAATGGCGGTTCGAGCGACGCGGGGGGGGGTCGACGGCGGGCGACGATGGTGGGGCCATCCTTGGGCGACGACGGTGTGAGAGCAGTGTGCTGGGGAGGAGGGGACACTGCAACGCTGggatttgagaaagagaatggGGGAGATAAAGTGGGTTTGAGAAAGGGTGGGAGGGGGGAGACACTGCaagggtttgagagagagaatgggaaaGAGATAGAGTGGGTTTGAGAGGGGGGAGAGATACTGcaagtttgagagagagaatgggggagAGATagagtgggtttgagagaggatggttttgagagagagagtgaaagagaaagagaaaaagagtgaGAAGAACcgagagtaatagagagagtGAAAGCTGAGggttaatttgtaatttaaaaggGTTTGTCAATCTGTTAGTCAAGTTATTCGTCCGAGTAGCATTGTCCAAGTAAAACAGTCATTTTGGGGGGGTGGGAATGGGTGGCCAAGTAAAGTCACTCAGGGTGCACAAATTCGGTTAAACTGGGCCATCTAGTTGTCAATGCAGACCAGGCTGGACCACAAAGCCATCTGGGCGACCGATTAGGTCCGCGCACTTAGGAAGGtgcaaaatttttgtaatttaaatatttttttattaacgaatattttattcaaaaaatttactcaaaaataaaatttaactttcaatttaaacttcaCATAGATAGATACATGAATACCAGCACAACAatcaatttataatattttattttcttcttcttcattttctttttccaatgtTTACGTTGTTTCTTTCTATTGTTCccaattttctcttttcaatctttattatttttcatgaatattttataaatttattttttattataaaattttcaattataactttaaaaaaatctctcaaTTACAAACTTCCAATCAAAGGCATTAACAATTATTATATGCTCTTATTCTTCTTGTTTccattattttgttttccttgaatattctttaatatttttacgtTATCAGTGAGTTGCTTATAAAGATTGTATCACTCTAAAGTAAATTTATAGTGTATTTTAGGGAATAGTAATATCATTGGTTTGTAATGAATTAAGTAGTGGATGCAAcaaattaagaataataatgaACAATATCGTTATGGTTAAATCAAAGAAACTAACtaacaaaagggaaaagggaaTTTCAATCTATGATCTTTCACTgtctgtttttttttaatagataaaaatatattaataagaaaaattgaacGGGAGTTAACAAAAAGACCACCAACATATCCCGCAAAGACGCCCAGAAACAAACCAGACCAAACCTCACTCACACTAGAAAAATAAGTAAATCTGAGCCTCTTACTTTAGGAATCGTTGTGTACTATGATTAATTCCTCCCACGTGTGTGGGACAATGTGCAGGGGATCAGGAATTTTACATTTTACATCTAATAAAAAGAAGTAAATCTGCATGATGCTCCCCAAACAAGTAATGCTGAGATAAACTAATTAAACTCaccatatatacatgcatgcaatACTACTTTTAGAATACCTACCCCTTCCTTGATATATAACAATTGGaaatctcatctcatctctcaTGCATCATCAGGTTCATGCAAATATATATGTGGAACCATCTTCTCCACTGCGCGCCGGCTGGAGCTTCATTCATCTTCGTCGTCGCCACCAACTTTAACCAGCGCAAAGCAGAGCTTCGACTCCTTTCTGAACGCCCAAACCTGCACTGCCATGCCTTCCCGGAGATGGTTCGCCGACACGAAGGAGTTCCAACCAGACACCAAATTGTATATCGACGTGACGCTGCCGGATTTCTTGGCCATGTTCCACTTCTTCAAGGTCACACAGCACTCGAATTGTCTCGACGGCCCGATCAACGTCCCCTTGATCTCCGGCAGCTGCAGCTCTtcatgaaagagaaaaaattcCTCGCGAATTTGGCTTTCCGGCATTGACAAACGGCCACGATGAGGACTCACGTCGGTTTTGAATAATTCTTTCTGAATCACCAAAACCGGGTTAGACCCGTTCATGTTTTCGATCCTTCGTCGGAACTTTTCCGGCAAAGGAGCAAAATCATTCTCCCCGTCGTGATTATTCTCGTATGAATTATTTCCTACCGGGCGCAGAGGCAAGCGAATTAGTTCGCAAGCATCTACTTTATCGTAATTCCGCATCTTGATAATGCGGCGGAGAATCTCCATCTTCTGCTCACCCTCCTCGAGcttctttaaatcatctttgtATGGGTCTATGAAGGCGTCAAACTTGGCCAAATTGCCTTCTGGGTCCTCCATCATCATCAACCGAGAGAAAACGGTACTCATTCTGTTTGGATTTCCTAGCTACAAAATAAACCCAAGGTGATCAGGAGAAGAGGGGGCTATGCACTTGCCTAAAGTGCGCGcgtaagtaaatatatatacacttgcATGGCTAATAGCTTACTTATTCTAAAGATATGAGGATATCTATGCACCTGATGTTCATTTGGACACGGATTCTAAATCTGATCATTGAATTAATTggaaaatattatcaaacattaTTCTCAGTTTAACATGAGAAACAGCTTGAGAATCTAATCAGATTTCGAGTTAGATGTTGATCAAACGTTTATTTggtaactaattaattaaaatataaggaaTTAATGTAACTTCGCCTGAATATATAGGTGAAATTGGCTAGTCACGTACgagataattttttgtttttgttcttttaattaGAACTTTACTGTTAGCCTAGCTAGGCTGCACAAAAACACAATCTTACAGAAATCACACAATCACAAAGCAATCCAGAACGGAAACGGAGTACCGTGCAATCGGCGGCCAGAGGACCGATATAGCAACTGAATGGGCGGCGGCGGGAGGGAACTACGACAATCGAGTCAATGGACAGGGTTcatagaagaaaataagagagagaatataaatatatatatatatatatatatagacaacgGAATGCGTATCACTGTCTTATTATGTTTACGAGCCGCATACTTATATATTTGCTTTCGTATTGAGGAGGAGAATTGGATAATTAGTCaaaccatcatcatcattagaATCTCAGCTTAATTCCCTCGTGGGAGACAGTACCGccttgtctctctctctctctctctctctctcctcctaaTGACAATGATAGTGGGAATTTGATTGATGGTGGTGTTATTGGCAATAATTAATAGCGTTATTGTTTGATCCcatacaaaattcaaaaaggccctgttttaattaattaatattaattcatgGCTTTTTAATTAGGGCTGAATTCACATTTGACCAAAGTCAAATGTATAAAATCGTTTTTGtacttttcatagaaaataaacgtttttaactattcaaacaaactaattacactctatagccacttttatgtaagataccaaaaatacccttaatgaaattttaaaatagaaaaccctaCTGTTATTAGtctcatttaccaaaatatccttatctcttttatataacctttcttctctctcttcttccaaaATTCACGTTACTCTCTATCTTTTCATTGTCAAACTATCCAAACTTAGTCATTCttcatacattcaatctttttgtttgttgggtcattcaatcttctttatcAATTACAGCGACCTCACTGAAGTCCCATTCAACAAGTTTATTTCTCTCCAAACCCAATCTCAAGGTATTTATTcgatttacaatttatttaatttttttaaaataatttttgtgttcacattgcttattaaggttgtgtagaatgattgtagTTGTTGGCAAGACATATTTTGATACATATCATTCCAAATTTGCACTAATttgggtgaaaaaaaaaaaaaaatcaaaactgcaCATCGTTAATGAGTTTTGTGGGCGATAACAGTTGATCGGGCTTAGTGGGggaacaaagcccgatgggtCTTAGTGGGGGAACAAAACCCGATAGGGCTTTGTTCCCAAACTAAGCCCGATAGGGCTTTGTTACCCCACTAAGCccgattatgatttttgtagcCCACAAGCacgattatatatattatttttaaaataatatgaatattttgttaaataatttaatattatatatgagtgtaaaataatataatttaatataatatatttaattttatcatattatttaacaaaatttcacTTCTTAAGCATTTGTGCCTAAATGTGTTATATTAAAATCCtccaatatttttcataaaatttttaaatatttttcttaaactacatatgaaaaattatcatgacttggttgttggtttataagtcaaaaatcatgtttaattgtacaaatcaactctttagaaaaagaaaataaaatacaaatctcaaaaagcaaataaaCTTACTTACTTATAGTTATGACTTGGTTTAATGAGGAAATTAACCCGATTTGGGTGTGTGTGGATCCGTTACATCCATGGTAATGGTGAGACTAATTTTTTCCTCCTTTCAATCTTACAGCAATGGATTTAGTGCAGTTGGTTATCGTGTGGAACGgggaatggaatgataataagtatATTGGGGGTAATAGGATGTGTGCGGGAATCTACAAAAATACGACTTTTACTCAATTGGTTGAGATTGTGTACACGGTGACaggaattgataaaacaagaTACGACATCACCATTCATTTTGTAACGGAACACTCAAGTGAACTTCCAGCTACCAAGTTCCCTATCAAGGACGACTACGGTGTCAGGTTTATTATGTGCgatgacagaaaatataaagtgatgtatgttgatatgatttgtAAAGATATTGGAGTTTGTAACCTACGTAGTGGTGGTAATCAAGATTCAGGTGCCGTTCCATTTACATCTGCACATAGTCCActacaaaatgatgattttggtatATATGGTATGGATGGTTTGTCAGATGACGCTCCAGACACGAATGATGATTGTGATAATGAAACTGATGATAATAGTGACGATAGCGATGGTGATAATAGTGATAGTGGTGGTGATGAAAGAGGAGTGAGTCCGGAGTACCCAGAAGTAAGATTTTCAGGTTCACAATTTGAGGACAACCATTTACAAAGAAATTGGATTGTTCCTggtgtagaaaattatgcaattgaggAAACAAGACCCGAAGTGTCAATTCCATACCAGGGTGATCTTTTACACATGGGTGCACTCTTTAGAAGTAAACAGgaactaattttggcatttggacaatattgtgttgatgtgaagatGGACTATCGAGTCAGACGTTCGTGCACAATTCGATTTGAGGCTGGTTGCAAGGATGTGAACTGCAAATTTATGCTTCGTGCAAGATGCAGACCTGGTTGTTCGTTTTGGCATGTGGTGAAATTTATGCCGAGTCACACGTGTACTCCGGATGTCTACGATTCACATTTTCGAAGTGTGAAGGCTATTGTCATCGGAAGTTTGTTCTCTGAAAGAGTGACGAGTAGTGAATATACACCTAAAATGCTAATGGGGGAGTTGTTGGAGCAACATGGTGTGCAGATTATGTATACTAAAGCTTGGAGGTCTTTACAACATGCAAAGATACTTACTTATGGTAATGCTAATGAATCATATCAGCAACTaccctcatattttcacatgttaaaagaaacaaatcctgGCAGCATCACGGCAATAGAGACAgatgaaaataattgttttttatattcattttttgcactcGGAGCTTGCCTTCATGGTTTCCAGTCTTACATAAGACCAGTTGTTGCCGTTGATGCCACACATTTGAAAGGTGAACACAAAGGGGTGATATTCGTTGCCACTTGCAAAAATGGGGAGGAAATGATTTATCCCATcgcttttggatttggagatggtgagtctgacagatcatggatatggtttttgacaaaattgagagaggcTATCGGAGTGCGAGAAGATTTAGTCATTGTTTCTGATCGTCACCAAAGCATTGCAAATGCGATGAGTCGTGTCTTCCCTTCTGTCCCacatgtcttttgtttcttccaccttaagcaaaacttgaagaaacgTTGTAGACAACGAAAAGATGTGATGACTGCATTCTACCTTGCAGCATACAGCTACACCACAATAGAGTGTGATACATACTTGGCAGAAATACAATCGATGCATCCTCAGACTCATCTGACATTGATGGAAGCAAGACCGGAAAAGTGGTCACGAGCATATTgtccaagaagaagatattccatgatgaccaccaacatt contains the following coding sequences:
- the LOC127812700 gene encoding putative B3 domain-containing protein At3g24850, which encodes MEDPEGNLAKFDAFIDPYKDDLKKLEEGEQKMEILRRIIKMRNYDKVDACELIRLPLRPVGNNSYENNHDGENDFAPLPEKFRRRIENMNGSNPVLVIQKELFKTDVSPHRGRLSMPESQIREEFFLFHEELQLPEIKGTLIGPSRQFECCVTLKKWNMAKKSGSVTSIYNLVSGWNSFVSANHLREGMAVQVWAFRKESKLCFALVKVGGDDEDE